Part of the Debaryomyces hansenii CBS767 chromosome C complete sequence genome is shown below.
ACGTAGAACGGATCAACTGTGAACTTGGGTACATCTGACAGGTTTATGCGAAGTGTCTATATCttaaaaaacaaaaacatCGCCATATATTTGTTCAACGTATTATGACATTATCGAGCAGAAAATTCTAATTGAAAGATATTTTATAGGAAATGTATATATCTACAGGATATAACTGTATTTGATTGGAACGAGTTAAATGTTAAACGTGGTATAATATACTTCTCACAGCTAAATTCTATTAAAATGCTATAAAATTAGCTAAACTGATAATAAATGTATCTGAACCTCAACCTGCGATCTTTTTCAGTATAATATAAAGCACGGACAAATAAAAAATGACATGCATTATTAACTTAAACAAGACTGTAAAGTTAAATTCTGTAAATATGTGTGAAGCTCCATGATGAGCTGGATTATGTATGGCATCTAATTGTAATGCTTTATTGTCACCAGAACCTAGATTTCTTACCTTGTTTTCTTTTGTTAGGTTTTCTAGGGTTATATCTATCTTGTATGGAGATGTTTCATCTTCTATTAGACTAGTCACCGAGATCGCATAACTGTCTAATTTCTCTTCAGTACCCAAGATACCATTAGAATCAAGTGGAGAATTATTGCCATTGATCCCTTTCAATGCCTGCAGTGAACTAATTATATTTCCAGAGCTAGTTCTCTTAGCGTGGCTTCTATTCACCTTTTGTATTGAGTGGGTACCTGAACTCAACCTTCTTGTAGTTCTTGAAACGGAACTTGAACTCAACCTTCTTCTAGTTCTTGAAACGGAACTTGAGCTCAGGCCACTGCGTGATAGCGATATAGGTTGCGTATTTacaatatcttcatctggAATACTCTCACTGGAAATTGAAGTCGTTTTCTTTAGTCTGACCTTCTTTTTTAAACCCGTGTTAGGAAATATACTGATGAAAGCTTTAATGTTTCTATTGTCCAGCCAAATTGTGTTTTTTAATCccattttattaattgtgCTTTGTTACTACTATCTCATTCATATATTGGTGCATATGATACTACTCTTATATATTCCAGGTCATACATAGTTTGTTAACAGGTTTGAAATAGTGCTGGATTCATAATCTTATCGTATTTGCGATTAGATAATATATGCATGCGGCTGAATTGTAATCTCCATGAAGATGACTAAAACTTCATCATGATTACTAGTGTATACACCCTACATCCGTAAAGGGTAGTCCTGGATCAAGGGGCTATGTATTGACAGTAGTATATAGGTATCAATTAATGGTATTTGTCATTGGTATGTTCTTATAACAGATACGGAGATCTTTAATTATGTCCGGTCATTCTAAAAATACTTGAAACCTAAAACACAACTGAGGCTTGCAAGCCACTTCTATCGAACATTTCTATTGAACTCTTTAACgatgataaattttattgtcGGATAAGTTACGAAGATCGGAGTTCAAATAAGCGCCACCTAACCAGACTGGACCGTTTGTTAGACACCAACAGCACCTTATGATAGGCAATACCAATATGTGAATTTCGCGGAGTTAACGTCACTGGGTTACAGCCCTCAACTTAAATTTCCATATAATGGACCCTACCACACGAATGTAGAATGAAATATAGCGAACTTTAACGAAAACCTATATTAAACAATAGATTTCCATGTCATCCTTTTCTCTGTATTAGTATGGTCTTGTAGGTATTGAAAAGTTCATCGACAATTGACTGAGCCCTAAGCCTTCAATTGGATGCCATGAGGAATAAATATAGAGCTGTGTAATTGGACATATTCGATAGTATTTTATGTATGATATGACATACGTTCCATCATCATGTCGAATCCCAAAGTGCACAACGTGATATTCTGGGCTGAAGTTAGCGGTGCTACGTTAATCCTGCTGGACGAAAATGCGTCGTCAGACCGTAA
Proteins encoded:
- a CDS encoding DEHA2C01122p (no similarity); this translates as MGLKNTIWSDNRNIKAFISIFPNTGLKKKVRLKKTTSISSESIPDEDIVNTQPISLSRSGSSSSSVSRTRRRLSSSSVSRTTRRLSSGTHSIQKVNRSHAKRTSSGNIISSSQALKGINGNNSPLDSNGILGTEEKLDSYAISVTSLIEDETSPYKIDITLENLTKENKVRNLGSGDNKALQLDAIHNPAHHGASHIFTEFNFTVLFKLIMHVIFYLSVLYIISKKIAG